A window from Brucella sp. BE17 encodes these proteins:
- a CDS encoding F0F1 ATP synthase subunit gamma, whose protein sequence is MPSLKDLRNRIASVKATQKITRAMQMVAAAKLRRAQEAAEAARPYSQRMGAVLANIAQNVSGEDAPALMAGTGKDDVHLLVVCTAERGLCGGFNSQIARLARDHARKLLAEGKTVKIITVGKKGADILRREFTSLLIDHVNLREVKQLAFVHADQIGQKIISLFEEGAFDVCTLFYSEFKSVIAQIPTAQQLIPASAGDTSQAETAGDAIYEYEPDPAAILSTLIPRNISVQIFRALLENVAGEMGAKMSAMDNATRNAGDMINKLSITYNRQRQAQITKELIEIISGAEAL, encoded by the coding sequence ATGCCTTCACTAAAGGATCTGAGAAACCGTATCGCCTCGGTCAAGGCGACGCAGAAAATCACCCGGGCGATGCAGATGGTCGCAGCGGCCAAGTTGCGCCGTGCTCAGGAAGCTGCGGAGGCTGCACGGCCTTACTCGCAGCGCATGGGTGCCGTTCTCGCAAATATCGCGCAGAATGTTTCGGGTGAAGATGCGCCGGCCCTGATGGCTGGTACGGGTAAGGACGATGTGCATCTGCTCGTCGTCTGCACCGCGGAGCGTGGTCTTTGCGGCGGTTTCAACTCGCAGATTGCGCGTCTTGCGCGTGATCATGCCCGCAAGCTTTTGGCTGAAGGCAAGACGGTTAAGATCATAACAGTCGGCAAGAAGGGCGCGGATATTCTGCGCCGTGAATTCACTTCGCTGCTCATTGATCACGTCAATCTGCGTGAAGTGAAACAGCTTGCCTTCGTGCATGCCGACCAGATCGGACAGAAGATTATTTCTTTGTTCGAAGAAGGCGCATTCGACGTCTGCACGCTGTTTTATTCCGAGTTCAAGTCGGTGATTGCACAGATTCCGACCGCCCAGCAGCTTATTCCTGCCTCGGCAGGTGATACTTCGCAGGCGGAAACGGCGGGTGATGCAATCTACGAATATGAACCTGATCCGGCAGCAATCCTGAGCACGCTGATCCCACGCAATATCTCGGTGCAGATTTTCCGCGCATTGCTGGAAAACGTTGCCGGTGAGATGGGCGCGAAGATGAGTGCCATGGATAATGCGACGCGCAATGCGGGCGACATGATCAACAAATTGTCGATCACGTATAACCGTCAGCGTCAGGCGCAGATCACCAAGGAACTGATCGAAATTATTTCGGGCGCGGAAGCGCTCTAA
- the atpA gene encoding F0F1 ATP synthase subunit alpha, with protein sequence MDIRAAEISAILKEQIKNFGKEAEVSEVGQVLSVGDGIARVYGLDNVQAGEMVEFPGGIRGMALNLENDNVGVVIFGADRDIKEGDVVKRTGAIVDVPVGPGLLGRVVDALGNPIDGKGPIKATERRRVDVKAPGIIPRKSVHEPMSTGLKAVDALIPVGRGQRELVIGDRQTGKTAIILDAFLNQKAIHDNGPEKEKLYCVYVAIGQKRSTVAQFVKVLEERGALEYSVVIAATASDPAPMQYLAPFAGCAIGEYFRDNGQHALIGYDDLSKQAVAYRQMSLLLRRPPGREAYPGDVFYLHSRLLERAAKLNDESGAGSLTALPVIETQGNDVSAFIPTNVISITDGQIFLETNLFYQGIRPAVNVGLSVSRVGSAAQIKAMKQVAGSIKGELAQYREMAAFAQFGSDLDASTQRLLNRGARLTELLKQPQFSPLKTEEQVAVIFAGVNGYLDKLAVNQVSKFEEGLLSSLRNEHKDVLDAIRDEKAISDDIKGKLKAAIDAYAKSFA encoded by the coding sequence ATGGACATCCGCGCCGCGGAAATTTCCGCTATCCTGAAAGAGCAAATCAAGAATTTCGGCAAAGAGGCTGAGGTCTCGGAAGTCGGTCAGGTTCTGTCCGTCGGTGACGGTATTGCTCGTGTTTATGGTCTGGACAATGTTCAGGCTGGCGAAATGGTCGAATTCCCCGGTGGTATTCGCGGCATGGCGCTGAACCTTGAAAATGACAATGTCGGTGTCGTTATCTTCGGTGCCGACCGTGACATCAAGGAAGGCGACGTCGTCAAGCGTACCGGCGCGATCGTTGACGTTCCTGTCGGTCCGGGCCTGCTTGGCCGCGTTGTTGACGCGCTCGGCAACCCGATTGACGGAAAGGGTCCGATCAAGGCAACCGAGCGTCGCCGCGTGGACGTCAAGGCACCCGGCATCATCCCGCGCAAGTCGGTTCATGAGCCGATGTCGACCGGCCTCAAGGCCGTTGATGCTCTTATCCCGGTTGGCCGTGGCCAGCGTGAGCTGGTCATCGGTGACCGCCAGACCGGCAAGACTGCGATCATTCTCGACGCCTTCCTTAACCAGAAGGCGATCCACGATAATGGCCCCGAGAAAGAAAAGCTTTATTGCGTCTATGTGGCTATCGGCCAGAAGCGTTCGACCGTTGCACAGTTCGTGAAGGTTCTTGAAGAACGCGGCGCTCTTGAATATTCCGTCGTGATCGCGGCAACTGCTTCCGATCCGGCTCCGATGCAGTATCTAGCACCTTTCGCAGGCTGCGCCATCGGCGAATATTTCCGCGACAATGGTCAGCACGCACTGATCGGCTATGACGATCTGTCCAAGCAGGCTGTTGCCTATCGTCAGATGTCGCTTCTGCTGCGTCGTCCTCCGGGCCGTGAAGCTTATCCGGGCGACGTTTTCTATCTGCACTCGCGTCTTCTCGAACGCGCTGCAAAGCTCAATGACGAAAGCGGCGCTGGCTCGCTGACGGCTCTGCCGGTCATCGAAACGCAGGGCAACGACGTTTCGGCCTTTATTCCGACCAATGTGATCTCGATCACCGACGGCCAGATCTTCCTTGAAACCAATCTGTTCTATCAGGGTATCCGTCCGGCTGTTAACGTCGGTCTGTCGGTTTCGCGCGTTGGTTCCGCCGCTCAGATCAAGGCCATGAAGCAGGTTGCAGGCTCGATCAAGGGTGAACTCGCGCAGTACCGTGAAATGGCGGCCTTCGCACAGTTCGGTTCCGATCTTGATGCTTCGACGCAGCGTCTGCTTAACCGTGGTGCACGTTTGACCGAGCTTCTCAAGCAGCCGCAGTTCTCGCCGCTCAAGACGGAAGAACAGGTTGCCGTGATCTTTGCCGGTGTGAATGGCTATCTTGACAAGCTCGCCGTCAATCAGGTTAGCAAGTTCGAAGAAGGTCTTCTTTCTTCGCTGCGCAATGAGCACAAGGATGTGCTGGATGCGATCCGCGATGAGAAAGCCATCAGCGATGATATCAAGGGCAAGCTCAAAGCGGCGATCGACGCTTACGCCAAGTCTTTTGCCTGA
- a CDS encoding F0F1 ATP synthase subunit delta: MAETSSLISGVAQRYAGSLFDLALEANSIAAVEKDLGRFEALLNGSDDLKRLITSPVFSAEDQLHAIGAIADKAGIKGLVGNFLRVVARNRRLFAVPGIIAAFRKIAAEHRGEVSADVISAHALTAAQQNELKATLKSVAGKDVTINVTVDPSILGGLIVKMGSRQIDTSLRTKLSSLKLALKEVG, encoded by the coding sequence GTGGCTGAAACGTCTTCGCTCATTTCAGGTGTCGCACAGCGTTACGCCGGATCGCTTTTCGATCTGGCGCTAGAGGCAAATTCTATTGCCGCTGTGGAAAAAGATCTTGGCCGTTTCGAGGCCCTTCTTAATGGAAGCGACGATCTCAAGCGTTTAATAACCAGTCCGGTCTTCTCTGCAGAAGACCAGCTGCACGCCATTGGCGCGATTGCCGACAAGGCGGGCATCAAGGGGCTGGTTGGCAATTTTCTGCGCGTTGTTGCGCGCAACCGGCGTCTTTTCGCGGTGCCGGGTATCATTGCCGCTTTCCGCAAGATTGCAGCCGAACATCGCGGCGAGGTTTCCGCCGATGTGATTTCTGCGCATGCGTTGACTGCGGCGCAGCAAAACGAATTGAAGGCAACGCTGAAAAGCGTGGCCGGCAAGGACGTGACGATCAACGTCACCGTCGATCCGTCGATCCTCGGCGGTCTTATCGTCAAAATGGGTTCGCGTCAGATCGACACGTCCCTTCGCACAAAACTTTCTTCTCTCAAGCTTGCACTGAAAGAGGTCGGCTGA
- a CDS encoding DUF4345 domain-containing protein has product MELYLPATTGEWMAWCSAALTAFAGLIMLFAPGITMKLLRLQPINARPEAFGSIRAVLAGPYLGLGFGCLIFAQPFLWVVLGAVWGFALFGRFISMMSDRGGTLYNWGAAIIEFLLAAGPLLYAFGFIG; this is encoded by the coding sequence ATGGAGCTCTATCTTCCTGCAACGACCGGCGAATGGATGGCATGGTGTTCTGCCGCGCTAACCGCCTTTGCTGGTCTTATCATGCTGTTTGCGCCGGGCATCACCATGAAATTGCTTCGCCTGCAACCGATCAATGCGCGGCCTGAAGCCTTCGGTTCCATACGTGCGGTTCTTGCCGGTCCTTATCTGGGCTTAGGCTTCGGCTGCCTTATCTTTGCGCAGCCGTTCTTGTGGGTCGTCCTTGGCGCCGTATGGGGATTTGCGCTGTTCGGGCGCTTTATTTCCATGATGTCAGATAGGGGTGGGACGCTCTATAACTGGGGGGCTGCCATCATCGAATTTTTGCTGGCGGCAGGTCCACTCCTCTATGCTTTCGGCTTTATCGGTTAA